Proteins from a genomic interval of Bombyx mori chromosome 8, ASM3026992v2:
- the LOC101741883 gene encoding sialin, which translates to MSSFEESPIINADIEDDVTNSRRNLVENELVEETTGWVKCRTVLGIMGFLGFAIVYAMRVNLSVAIVAMVNSTTPQPSNDSSLDVCEANPVSNTTKPTNGEFNWTEQQRSLVLGSFFYGYVLTQIPGGRIAELYGGKLVYGLGIFFTAVFTILSPIAAYTNFWFFIIVRALAGLAEGVTYPAMHAMLAKWIPPLERSKFAAYVYAGSNIGTVVTLPISGWLCTLEFAGGWPLCFYIFGGLGVVWFIGWLFLIYDSPQKHPRICPKEIEYIAGSIGNAEEEKPSMPIPWCKFLTCVPLWAILIAQCGQSWVFYTQFTEMPTYMDNILHFDIVSNAELSALPYLTAWIGGVVLCTIADWTIAKGWISRLNSMKLWNTVAAFLPAFGILGIAWAGCDKFAVMLLLSAASAFGGASYAGNQMNHIDLSPQFAGTMYGITNAASNVCGFMAPYVVGHIIKTDQQTLGQWREVFYLAAAIDLGANLFYLFFASTEEQDWSRPDNDDMTASAPVESILFPES; encoded by the exons ATGTCATCATTTGAAGAGAGTCCTATAATCAATGCTGATATTGAGGACGACGTTACGAATAGTCGTAGAAATCTAGTAGAAAATGAATTGG tggAAGAAACAACTGGGTGGGTGAAATGTCGGACAGTTCTGGGTATAATGGGTTTTCTTGGTTTTGCCATAGTATATGCTATGAGAGTGAATTTATCAGTTGCAATTGTTGCCATGGTGAATTCCACTACACCCCAACCATCAAATGATTCCTCATTAGATGTATGTGAAGCCAATCCTGTTAGTAATACAACTAAACCTACA AATGGTGAATTTAATTGGACAGAACAGCAGCGCAGTCTGGTTTTAGGTTCATTCTTTTATGGTTACGTTCTAACacag ATACCGGGTGGTCGAATAGCAGAATTATATGGTGGGAAACTTGTCTATGGTTTAGGTATATTCTTCACTGCAGTATTTACAATATTAAGTCCTATTGCTGCATATACGAACTTCTGGTTCTTTATAATTGTACGAGCCCTGGCAGGATTGGCTGAAGGAGTCACATATCCTGCCATGCATGCTATGCTTGCTAAATGGATCCCACCTCTGGAAAGATCCAAGTTTGCAGCTTATGTTTATGCAG GTTCAAATATTGGAACAGTGGTCACATTACCAATATCAGGGTGGCTATGCACACTAGAGTTTGCAGGTGGATGGCCACTCTGTTTTTACATTTTCGGTGGACTCGGAGTGGTGTGGTTTATTGGATGGCTCTTCCTCATCTACGATTCACCACAAAAACACCCTAGGATATGTCCTAAAGAAATTGAATATATTGCAGGAAGCATAGGAAATGCAGAG GAAGAAAAACCCTCAATGCCGATACCATGGTGCAAGTTCCTGACGTGCGTTCCGCTGTGGGCCATCCTGATCGCGCAATGCGGACAATCGTGGGTCTTCTACACTCAGTTTACAGAAATGCCTACTTATATGGACAATATTCTGCATTTCGATATAGTATCT AACGCTGAACTGAGTGCGCTGCCGTATTTAACGGCTTGGATCGGCGGTGTGGTTCTGTGCACGATCGCGGACTGGACTATTGCTAAAGGATGGATCAGCCGACTCAATAGTATGAAACTCTGGAATACTGTTG CTGCGTTCTTGCCTGCGTTCGGCATCCTCGGCATCGCGTGGGCCGGCTGCGACAAGTTTGCGGTCATGTTGCTGCTAAGTGCAGCCTCGGCTTTCGGCGGAGCGTCTTATGCGG gtaaCCAAATGAACCATATAGATCTGTCGCCGCAGTTCGCGGGCACGATGTACGGTATAACGAACGCAGCTAGCAACGTGTGCGGCTTCATGGCGCCGTACGTTGTCGGGCACATTATAAAGACAGATCag CAAACCCTGGGTCAGTGGCGTGAAGTCTTTTATCTCGCGGCCGCTATCGATCTCGGAGCGAACTTGTTCTATTTGTTCTTCGCCAGTACCGAGGAGCAG GATTGGTCACGTCCGGACAACGACGACATGACAGCATCAGCCCCGGTCGAAAGTATTTTGTTCCCAGAGTCGTAG